In Caldicellulosiruptor morganii, the following proteins share a genomic window:
- a CDS encoding Asp23/Gls24 family envelope stress response protein: MSENIINETTGGVVKIAEEVVAIIAAVAASEVKGVASMVGSWTGNITEALGKKNLAKGVKVQVGEKEAAIDVYITVEYGVRIPEVAWEIQERVKNAVESMTGLKVVEVNIHVQGIKFEKEEQKETQDE, from the coding sequence ATGTCAGAAAATATTATTAATGAGACAACTGGCGGAGTTGTGAAAATTGCTGAAGAGGTTGTGGCAATTATTGCAGCGGTTGCAGCTTCAGAGGTGAAAGGTGTTGCCTCGATGGTTGGAAGCTGGACAGGCAATATTACAGAAGCACTTGGGAAAAAGAACCTGGCAAAGGGCGTAAAAGTTCAGGTCGGGGAAAAGGAAGCAGCAATTGACGTCTACATAACTGTGGAGTATGGTGTCAGAATTCCGGAAGTTGCCTGGGAGATACAGGAAAGAGTCAAGAATGCAGTTGAGAGTATGACAGGCTTAAAGGTTGTTGAAGTGAATATCCACGTGCAAGGAATTAAATTTGAAAAAGAAGAACAAAAAGAAACTCAGGATGAGTAA
- a CDS encoding ISNCY family transposase yields MFNNKPKQLSFLDLFSHLKASALYKPESLLGLFNKFINLSDYIPSSFYNAYYKYFGKHRCFSLESMLLCFFVQKLLKLNTLTQLRAVLLNSYELRSFCNLNGNVPSISTFSRFRKIFNNEIHKLFQNISIHAHNISLRQSPELASILIFDTTGIVPKVRENNPKFIQSLLKNTSKANPELSSDKIYSLVYSSLPKTANANSNIRLMFVNGHFCWALKFAVITNALGIPLALVPLFNSDSPSSDPQEAKAISDSKALFPSLETLFSYIPKNFSTFIADSALDAHNIYSTLKNTFNFSKIIIPLNPRASKNTTPTSDPNIVISEDGVPICKKFNQPFKPEGKCQGKNRSVRLKWVCPMSCYKDGKRICSCPQPCTNSKSGRMFYTYPDDFRSSPGINRNSQEFLDLYNKRVAVEQTIYHLKSYMGSDVICTYDHISIFSDFLLSAITYSLLFILAHNIKLYCSKLTIKKLNKLKKLIA; encoded by the coding sequence ATGTTCAACAACAAACCTAAACAACTTTCTTTCCTCGATCTATTCTCCCACCTAAAGGCTTCGGCTCTCTACAAGCCTGAAAGCCTCTTGGGCTTGTTCAATAAATTCATCAACTTATCAGACTACATACCTTCTTCTTTCTACAATGCCTACTACAAATACTTTGGTAAGCATAGATGCTTCTCCTTAGAATCTATGCTCCTTTGCTTTTTTGTCCAAAAATTACTCAAACTCAATACTCTTACTCAGCTCCGCGCTGTGCTTCTTAACTCCTATGAACTTCGTTCATTCTGTAACTTAAATGGTAATGTTCCCTCTATTTCAACCTTCTCTCGCTTCAGAAAAATCTTCAACAACGAAATCCATAAACTTTTTCAAAATATCTCTATCCATGCACACAATATTTCTCTTAGGCAATCCCCTGAACTTGCTTCAATCTTAATCTTCGATACAACCGGTATTGTCCCAAAGGTCCGTGAAAATAACCCTAAATTCATTCAATCTCTCTTGAAAAATACCTCAAAAGCTAACCCTGAGCTGTCCTCTGATAAAATCTACTCTCTTGTTTATTCTTCCTTGCCTAAAACTGCTAATGCTAATTCTAATATCCGTCTTATGTTCGTAAATGGCCATTTCTGCTGGGCTTTAAAATTCGCTGTCATTACCAATGCTCTCGGTATTCCTTTGGCTTTAGTACCTCTGTTTAACTCTGACTCTCCTTCTTCTGACCCTCAAGAAGCAAAGGCTATCTCTGACTCTAAAGCTTTATTTCCTTCGCTCGAAACTCTATTCTCTTACATTCCCAAAAATTTCTCCACTTTCATCGCTGACAGTGCCTTGGATGCACATAACATCTACTCAACTTTAAAAAACACTTTCAACTTCTCCAAAATCATTATCCCTCTAAATCCAAGAGCCTCTAAAAATACTACACCTACTTCAGACCCTAATATCGTTATATCTGAAGATGGTGTCCCTATCTGCAAAAAGTTCAATCAACCTTTTAAACCTGAAGGCAAATGTCAGGGTAAAAATCGTTCTGTGCGTCTTAAATGGGTCTGCCCCATGTCTTGTTATAAAGACGGCAAACGCATTTGCTCTTGCCCTCAACCTTGTACTAACTCTAAATCTGGCAGAATGTTCTACACTTACCCTGACGATTTTCGCTCTTCCCCAGGTATCAACAGAAATTCTCAAGAGTTTTTAGACCTCTACAATAAACGTGTCGCTGTAGAGCAGACTATTTATCACCTAAAATCCTATATGGGCTCCGATGTCATCTGTACTTATGACCATATTTCTATCTTCTCTGATTTTTTACTCTCTGCAATTACTTACTCACTTTTGTTTATCCTTGCTCACAATATCAAACTCTATTGTTCTAAATTAACTATCAAAAAGCTTAACAAACTCAAAAAACTTATCGCTTAA
- a CDS encoding indolepyruvate oxidoreductase subunit beta, which yields MKNILIAGVGGQGNILLSRVICQLYMNRGCNVKTAENIGMSQRGGSVVSFVRIGDSFGPIIPDGQADILIGLEMYEALRNVSKVNANSIIVLNKRYIKPRAASIEEKEILNYLKIHFNHIYYFDAYHIAIDLGAPKAENIAMLALACKNLLLPFSKDEILTALSELLPKGIFDMNKILVEKIYEKY from the coding sequence ATGAAAAACATTCTCATAGCAGGAGTAGGCGGTCAAGGTAATATTTTACTCTCAAGAGTTATTTGTCAGCTTTATATGAACAGGGGCTGCAACGTGAAAACAGCAGAAAACATAGGTATGAGCCAGAGGGGAGGTTCTGTTGTTAGTTTTGTCAGGATAGGAGACAGCTTTGGACCCATAATCCCTGATGGCCAGGCGGATATCCTGATAGGACTTGAGATGTATGAAGCACTGAGAAATGTATCAAAAGTAAATGCTAACTCAATAATAGTTTTAAATAAAAGGTATATAAAGCCAAGGGCTGCATCTATTGAAGAAAAAGAAATCTTAAATTATCTAAAAATACATTTTAACCATATATATTACTTTGATGCCTATCACATAGCTATTGACTTAGGAGCTCCGAAAGCAGAGAATATTGCTATGCTTGCGCTTGCTTGTAAGAATTTACTACTACCTTTTTCAAAGGATGAAATTTTGACGGCGTTGAGTGAACTGCTACCAAAAGGGATATTTGATATGAACAAAATTTTAGTTGAAAAGATTTATGAAAAATATTAA
- the iorA gene encoding indolepyruvate ferredoxin oxidoreductase subunit alpha yields the protein MKKVLMGNEAVAYSLYINGVNVAVGYPGTPSTEVIETLKNFSDDHFYVEWSVNEKVALEIAAGASLAGARSVVTMKQVGLNVAADPLLSLSIIGIEGGMIVFVADDPGPHSSQTEQDTRNFARFCNLPVFDPSSPKEAFSLVKEAYEVSEKYKLPVIFRMTTRVCHSNETLEFEFERRKKEVTGFEERPQWVILPGLSYIKHVELEEKLTEMKSELGKLNIVEGDGQIGIVTSGVSYFYVKEAIKGFEDLFSILKITVAHPIDDRTILEFCADKKMLIFIEELDPVVEEETKLVLFENRIYIPTYGKRNGYVPYAGELDVDKVKRIIFDITKEEGLLLPRTFIKAPEIPRRQSQLCAGCPHRSSFLIVKSACKGKDVIYTGDIGCYTLGFAKPISATHTCLCMGASVTMAQGLKIIENKKKIVAFIGDSTFFHSGITGLVNAYYNRHNITVCVLDNLTTGMTGFQPHPGVGQKVNGENGQRVEIADLVKGMGIKNVLIIDPYDNFDLCVQKVREFIEKDELSVIIFRHKCANLEKNNYYYRINEKCTNCKACISATGCPAIGEDENKNIFIDQVLCNACGLCTNFCPNMAIEKVVER from the coding sequence ATGAAAAAGGTTCTGATGGGCAATGAAGCAGTGGCATATTCATTATATATAAACGGTGTAAATGTGGCAGTTGGATATCCCGGAACACCATCAACAGAAGTTATAGAAACACTTAAAAATTTTTCGGATGATCATTTTTATGTTGAGTGGTCTGTCAATGAAAAGGTTGCACTTGAAATTGCAGCAGGTGCAAGTTTGGCAGGTGCAAGAAGTGTTGTGACAATGAAACAGGTAGGGCTAAATGTTGCTGCAGATCCACTTCTTTCACTATCCATTATTGGTATAGAAGGCGGGATGATTGTATTTGTTGCGGATGATCCGGGACCTCATTCATCCCAAACAGAGCAGGATACAAGAAATTTTGCCAGGTTCTGCAACTTGCCGGTTTTTGATCCTTCATCTCCAAAAGAGGCGTTTTCTCTTGTAAAAGAAGCATACGAAGTTTCAGAAAAGTATAAGCTACCTGTTATTTTTAGAATGACAACACGTGTTTGTCACTCGAACGAAACGCTGGAGTTTGAGTTTGAAAGGAGAAAGAAAGAGGTTACAGGTTTTGAAGAAAGACCTCAGTGGGTAATACTTCCTGGACTCTCTTACATAAAGCACGTCGAACTTGAAGAAAAGCTCACTGAAATGAAATCAGAGTTGGGAAAACTGAATATTGTCGAAGGGGATGGGCAAATAGGAATTGTCACTTCAGGAGTATCATATTTTTATGTAAAAGAAGCAATAAAAGGTTTTGAAGATTTATTTTCGATTTTAAAAATCACTGTAGCGCATCCTATAGATGACAGAACAATATTGGAATTTTGTGCAGATAAGAAAATGCTGATTTTTATAGAAGAACTTGACCCTGTTGTTGAAGAAGAGACAAAGCTTGTGCTTTTTGAAAATAGAATATATATTCCTACATATGGTAAGCGCAATGGTTATGTGCCATATGCAGGAGAACTGGATGTTGACAAAGTGAAGAGAATAATCTTTGATATAACAAAAGAAGAAGGGCTTTTGCTACCCAGAACTTTCATAAAAGCACCTGAGATACCAAGAAGGCAGTCACAGCTCTGTGCAGGATGTCCGCATAGAAGTTCATTTTTGATAGTCAAAAGTGCTTGTAAAGGTAAAGATGTAATCTATACAGGAGATATAGGGTGCTACACACTTGGTTTTGCAAAGCCGATTTCAGCAACACATACCTGCCTCTGTATGGGTGCAAGTGTTACAATGGCGCAGGGATTAAAGATCATAGAGAATAAAAAGAAAATAGTTGCCTTTATTGGTGATTCTACATTCTTTCACAGTGGAATTACAGGGCTTGTGAACGCATATTATAATAGACATAACATTACAGTATGTGTTTTAGACAATTTGACAACTGGAATGACTGGATTTCAGCCACACCCTGGCGTTGGTCAAAAGGTAAACGGTGAGAACGGTCAGAGAGTTGAAATAGCTGACCTGGTTAAGGGGATGGGTATAAAAAATGTTTTGATAATCGATCCTTATGACAATTTTGATTTGTGCGTTCAAAAAGTTAGAGAATTCATAGAGAAAGATGAACTCTCTGTTATAATATTCAGGCATAAGTGTGCAAATTTAGAGAAAAATAATTATTATTATAGAATAAACGAAAAATGTACTAATTGTAAGGCATGTATATCTGCAACTGGTTGTCCGGCAATTGGCGAAGATGAGAATAAAAATATATTTATAGATCAGGTACTGTGCAATGCATGTGGTCTTTGCACAAATTTTTGTCCCAATATGGCAATTGAAAAGGTGGTGGAAAGATGA
- the amaP gene encoding alkaline shock response membrane anchor protein AmaP — MKIGERILLTIFTLVVIIVSIFAILLSLGVFNIDSVQSAVYEYMNNPVYGLVPLLMIVMGFAVMFIGVKKKKVRLGIIHTNEFGNLVISPKTFESAGYSAIKDIKGIKDAAIEIEFDESGVEYNIDALVVSDVNIPELTKEVQNAIKNHVETVIGIPVKSVNLHVKDMVAPQTSITHLR, encoded by the coding sequence ATGAAGATTGGGGAGAGAATATTATTAACAATATTTACATTGGTGGTAATAATAGTATCTATTTTTGCTATTCTTTTATCTCTCGGTGTATTTAATATTGATAGTGTTCAAAGTGCAGTTTATGAATATATGAACAACCCTGTTTATGGGCTTGTACCGCTTTTGATGATAGTGATGGGCTTTGCAGTGATGTTTATTGGAGTTAAAAAGAAAAAAGTAAGACTTGGTATAATTCATACAAATGAATTTGGCAATCTTGTAATATCGCCAAAAACATTTGAGTCGGCTGGATATAGTGCTATAAAAGACATAAAAGGAATAAAAGATGCAGCAATTGAAATAGAATTTGACGAAAGTGGCGTGGAGTATAACATTGATGCTCTTGTTGTAAGTGATGTAAATATACCTGAGTTGACAAAAGAGGTTCAAAATGCTATAAAGAATCATGTTGAGACTGTGATAGGTATTCCGGTTAAAAGTGTGAATTTGCATGTAAAAGATATGGTTGCCCCTCAAACTTCAATTACTCATCTGAGGTAG
- a CDS encoding polyprenyl synthetase family protein — MNSSRLAEYLKYAQEKVDRHLDRLLEKRSPEIIYEAMRYSVFAGGKRLRPILCLLSYETLSDKEADESVLDIACAIELIHTYSLIHDDLPAMDNDVLRRGKPTNHVVFGEAIAILAGDALLNKAAEICFEWILKNNANINFIKAARYLFKASGTEGMIGGQVIDVVNSGKEIEDGSLLYEMHLKKTSMLIQAACVCGAYVAGANQQIISQFEEYGKYLGLAFQIRDDILDIIGDSEKIGKSTGKDAIEKKNTFVTYYGVEKAQEYVRSFSQKALKIIERYDKTGIFIELTDYLINREK; from the coding sequence ATGAATAGTAGCAGATTGGCAGAGTATTTAAAATATGCTCAGGAGAAAGTGGACAGGCATCTTGATAGGTTGCTTGAAAAAAGATCTCCAGAAATTATATATGAGGCAATGAGATACAGTGTGTTTGCAGGTGGTAAAAGACTAAGACCAATTTTGTGTTTGCTTTCTTACGAAACTTTGAGTGATAAAGAAGCTGATGAGAGTGTGCTTGACATTGCCTGTGCAATAGAGTTAATTCACACATACTCTTTGATTCACGATGACCTGCCTGCGATGGATAATGATGTTTTGCGCCGCGGTAAGCCAACAAATCATGTGGTATTTGGTGAAGCAATAGCTATTCTTGCCGGGGATGCACTTTTAAACAAGGCAGCAGAGATTTGCTTTGAGTGGATACTCAAAAACAATGCAAATATTAACTTTATCAAGGCAGCCAGATATCTTTTCAAAGCCTCAGGCACAGAGGGTATGATAGGTGGACAGGTTATTGATGTAGTAAATTCTGGCAAGGAAATTGAAGATGGATCTTTGCTTTATGAGATGCATCTCAAAAAGACTTCCATGTTAATCCAGGCTGCCTGTGTTTGTGGTGCTTATGTTGCAGGTGCAAATCAGCAGATTATATCGCAGTTTGAGGAATATGGTAAATATTTGGGACTTGCTTTTCAAATTAGAGATGATATCTTGGATATAATAGGTGACAGTGAAAAAATAGGTAAAAGCACAGGAAAGGATGCGATAGAAAAAAAGAATACATTTGTAACCTACTATGGTGTTGAAAAAGCTCAAGAATATGTTCGAAGTTTTTCCCAGAAAGCTCTCAAAATAATAGAGAGGTATGATAAAACAGGAATTTTCATTGAACTTACAGATTATTTAATCAATAGGGAAAAATAA
- the xseA gene encoding exodeoxyribonuclease VII large subunit, producing MAKKEWSVYELTSYLRKKVEMDVLLKNIYLKGEVIRPTLSGDHLYFELKDLEYDAKVKCVYFWFDKRIEVRHGSKVLIKGSVIFYEKEGIIEIKVNEITDIGLGELFVKLKQLEEKLRQEGLFDQKHKKEIPQYPKRIGIVTSKNGAAVRDIINTIYSKFENVEVYIFNCSVQGQSAPFEICEGIEYFNKVLPVEVIIVGRGGGAFEDLMAFNDEMVVRKIFESEIPVISAVGHERDYVLTDFVADLRAITPTNAGEIVVGFQNRALEMLDEYQKRMKRAILKKIESDAENLKHKIYRLYQNSPSSKVIKLAQDVNLLSGRLAFSINKKLHSVSTILKILEKRLSDVNPYIRFTRAKNHYEMLCKRLHTAFEDFRKRKEFELQLKLEKLIALNPLNILKRGYSVTIHNSELITSVKQIKVDDEIVTRLSDGFIRSKVLGVQEGVDE from the coding sequence GTGGCCAAAAAAGAATGGAGTGTTTATGAACTTACCAGTTATCTACGAAAAAAGGTCGAAATGGATGTTTTGCTCAAGAACATATACTTAAAAGGTGAGGTTATAAGACCCACTTTATCGGGAGACCATTTGTATTTTGAACTTAAAGATTTGGAATATGACGCCAAGGTAAAGTGCGTATATTTCTGGTTTGATAAAAGGATTGAAGTTAGACACGGTAGCAAGGTTTTAATCAAAGGCAGTGTTATCTTCTATGAAAAAGAAGGAATAATTGAGATAAAGGTAAATGAAATAACCGATATTGGTCTTGGTGAGTTGTTTGTAAAACTCAAACAGCTTGAAGAAAAATTAAGGCAGGAAGGGCTTTTTGATCAGAAACACAAAAAGGAAATTCCACAATATCCAAAAAGGATAGGAATTGTTACTTCAAAGAATGGCGCCGCTGTGAGAGATATTATAAACACTATTTATTCTAAATTTGAGAATGTAGAGGTTTATATATTTAACTGTTCTGTCCAGGGGCAGAGTGCCCCTTTTGAGATATGTGAAGGCATAGAATATTTTAACAAAGTTTTACCTGTGGAGGTTATAATTGTAGGGCGTGGCGGTGGTGCATTTGAAGATTTAATGGCTTTTAATGATGAAATGGTGGTAAGAAAGATATTTGAGTCAGAAATACCTGTAATTTCGGCGGTGGGACACGAGAGGGATTATGTCCTGACAGATTTTGTTGCTGACCTTCGTGCCATAACTCCCACAAATGCGGGAGAGATTGTTGTTGGGTTTCAAAACAGGGCTTTGGAAATGCTGGATGAATATCAGAAAAGGATGAAAAGGGCAATTTTAAAAAAAATAGAATCAGATGCAGAAAATTTGAAACACAAAATCTATAGACTGTATCAGAACTCACCTTCAAGTAAGGTTATTAAACTTGCCCAGGATGTAAATTTGCTTTCTGGCAGGCTTGCATTTTCAATTAACAAAAAATTGCACAGTGTATCCACCATATTGAAGATTTTGGAAAAGAGATTATCAGATGTGAATCCTTATATAAGATTTACCAGAGCAAAGAACCATTATGAGATGTTATGCAAAAGGCTGCATACAGCTTTTGAAGATTTTCGGAAGAGAAAAGAATTTGAACTTCAGCTTAAATTAGAGAAATTGATTGCATTGAACCCACTCAATATTCTAAAAAGAGGATATTCTGTTACAATACATAATTCAGAATTGATTACAAGCGTAAAACAAATAAAGGTTGATGATGAAATTGTAACACGTTTATCAGATGGATTTATAAGATCAAAAGTGCTTGGAGTTCAAGAAGGAGTGGATGAATAA
- a CDS encoding DUF2273 domain-containing protein produces the protein MKIIWEFVLKHVGEVVGGSIGLVFAIFVLIFGFWKTLFIFLCIALGVFIGGRYFEKKKLIEFLDKHLPW, from the coding sequence ATGAAAATAATATGGGAGTTTGTCTTAAAACATGTAGGAGAGGTAGTTGGAGGAAGTATAGGTCTGGTTTTTGCTATATTTGTTTTGATTTTTGGTTTTTGGAAGACGCTATTTATATTTTTATGTATAGCACTGGGTGTATTCATAGGTGGTCGCTATTTTGAAAAAAAGAAACTGATAGAGTTTTTGGATAAACATCTACCATGGTAA
- a CDS encoding TIGR00282 family metallophosphoesterase: protein MRFLAIGDVVGRPGRNILKNTLSKIRENYKIDVIIANCENAAGGNGLTKKVADELFATGIDIMTMGNHVWANKEIFSFIENEPRIVRPANYPECTTPGRGYNIFEKNNVRFAVINLCGRVFMENFDCPFRKSDEILAKLDTKIIIVDFHAEATSEKIALGFYLDGRVSCVYGTHTHVQTADEKILPNGTAYITDIGMTGPYDSVLGVDKEIVIQKFVTMLPVKFEIARGKAQFNGIVFEIDEESGKAISIDRINFTLEE from the coding sequence ATGAGATTTTTAGCAATAGGAGATGTTGTAGGAAGACCGGGGAGAAATATTCTCAAAAATACCCTTTCAAAAATCAGAGAGAATTATAAGATAGATGTTATCATAGCAAACTGTGAGAATGCAGCTGGTGGAAATGGTCTTACCAAAAAGGTGGCTGATGAGTTATTTGCCACCGGTATAGATATTATGACAATGGGTAACCATGTATGGGCTAACAAAGAGATCTTTTCATTTATTGAAAATGAACCCCGTATAGTAAGACCAGCAAATTATCCAGAGTGCACAACACCTGGTAGGGGCTACAACATCTTTGAAAAAAATAATGTGAGATTCGCAGTGATAAATTTATGTGGTCGGGTATTTATGGAAAACTTTGACTGTCCATTTAGAAAGAGTGATGAAATATTAGCAAAGCTTGACACAAAAATAATAATTGTGGATTTTCATGCCGAAGCAACATCTGAAAAGATTGCTCTGGGTTTTTACCTTGACGGACGTGTTTCATGTGTGTATGGTACCCATACTCACGTTCAGACAGCAGACGAGAAAATACTTCCAAACGGAACGGCATATATTACAGATATTGGCATGACAGGACCTTATGATTCGGTTTTAGGTGTTGATAAGGAGATTGTAATTCAAAAATTTGTCACTATGCTACCCGTCAAGTTTGAAATAGCCAGAGGCAAAGCCCAGTTTAATGGCATTGTATTTGAAATTGATGAAGAAAGTGGCAAAGCCATCTCTATTGACAGGATAAACTTTACTTTAGAAGAATAA
- a CDS encoding MFS transporter, which translates to MFSLNSDLTTDKSLQRSLNFVILGITFGIVFFNVTMGSPVAGFAKAIGFGDLMYGIMLALPVLGGVAQVFASYILEKSKKRKSIFLISGFLHRLLWVFIAILPLFLGKGSYILLFLLVGFMTISSISNSFTNVSFWSWMNDLIPMHIRGRFFSRRATISTIVGMLSGLGIGKFLDSHNTLVGFSIVFVFAAIMGMLDIGCFFFVKDLPMKNEEVQLDLKKMFLSTLNNNFFRKFVVFFVIWNFGLNIAGPYFNMYMIKDLKMSYFDIILLTQIVSNVVTILTLPYIGRIVDKIGNRPMLLLSTGLISLLPIVWCFTNVNNYKFLVTTISIFAGLLWPITDMGNNNLILKLSDQSQTSMYVAVINLFNAIFGSAIPIILGGYLIENIAPFAVAFLKTHLGINVATYHIAFFVSGLIRFFAVVYLKKNVKEPGAKSLKKVIINKIKRI; encoded by the coding sequence ATGTTTAGCTTGAACTCTGACTTGACAACAGACAAGTCACTGCAAAGAAGTCTTAATTTTGTCATCCTCGGAATCACTTTTGGAATTGTATTCTTTAATGTCACAATGGGTTCACCAGTGGCCGGGTTTGCCAAAGCTATTGGTTTTGGAGATTTAATGTATGGAATTATGCTGGCACTGCCTGTTTTGGGTGGAGTAGCCCAGGTATTTGCATCATACATATTGGAAAAATCAAAAAAGAGAAAATCTATCTTTTTGATAAGCGGCTTTTTACATAGGCTGCTGTGGGTTTTCATAGCAATTTTGCCACTTTTTTTAGGTAAAGGATCTTATATATTGCTATTTTTACTGGTTGGTTTTATGACAATTTCCTCTATTTCAAATTCTTTTACCAATGTATCTTTCTGGTCGTGGATGAATGACTTAATACCCATGCATATTAGGGGACGTTTTTTCTCAAGAAGGGCAACAATATCAACAATTGTCGGAATGCTAAGCGGTCTTGGAATAGGAAAATTTTTGGATTCCCACAATACATTGGTAGGTTTTTCGATTGTGTTTGTGTTTGCTGCAATAATGGGAATGCTGGACATTGGTTGTTTCTTTTTTGTAAAGGATTTGCCAATGAAAAATGAGGAAGTGCAATTAGATTTAAAAAAGATGTTTTTATCCACCCTTAACAATAATTTTTTCAGAAAATTTGTAGTATTTTTTGTGATTTGGAATTTTGGACTAAATATAGCAGGTCCGTATTTTAACATGTATATGATAAAGGACCTAAAAATGAGCTATTTTGATATAATATTGCTTACCCAGATTGTGAGCAATGTGGTCACAATTTTGACCTTACCATACATCGGAAGGATAGTTGATAAAATTGGAAATAGACCTATGCTCCTTCTATCAACAGGGCTTATTTCCCTACTTCCTATAGTATGGTGCTTTACCAATGTAAATAATTACAAATTTTTGGTTACAACAATCAGTATCTTTGCAGGACTTTTATGGCCAATAACTGACATGGGAAATAACAATCTCATTTTGAAGTTATCTGACCAGAGTCAAACATCAATGTATGTGGCTGTAATTAACCTGTTCAACGCTATATTTGGAAGCGCTATCCCAATCATACTGGGAGGATATCTAATTGAAAATATAGCACCGTTTGCAGTTGCTTTTTTGAAAACCCATCTGGGAATAAATGTTGCAACCTACCATATAGCATTTTTTGTATCAGGTTTAATCAGATTTTTTGCTGTGGTTTACCTGAAAAAAAACGTAAAAGAACCAGGGGCAAAGAGCCTCAAAAAGGTAATAATCAATAAGATAAAAAGAATATAA
- the xseB gene encoding exodeoxyribonuclease VII small subunit, producing MCGDAQNNIKFEDAMKRLEEIVKSLEEGNLSLDEAIDLYEEGIRLSKLCNEILRSVEKRVVLIEKLNGEYVEDDITNDIYGGLGQKE from the coding sequence GTGTGTGGGGATGCACAGAATAATATAAAATTTGAAGATGCAATGAAACGTCTGGAAGAGATTGTAAAGAGTTTGGAAGAAGGCAATCTGTCTTTAGATGAGGCGATAGACCTTTATGAGGAGGGTATTAGACTTTCAAAGTTATGCAATGAAATATTGCGTTCTGTTGAAAAGAGAGTGGTTCTGATTGAAAAGTTAAACGGTGAGTATGTGGAAGATGATATAACAAATGATATATATGGAGGCTTAGGACAAAAGGAATGA
- the nusB gene encoding transcription antitermination factor NusB, producing MHKRRRAREMCMKILYAYRFQSDQGDIIQFLNKFKELNPDENFKEVDEEYLRRLLIGVIQNQPLIDSLIEKYSKDWPLSRIPMVELELMRIAIYELLFEKEIPVSVAIDEAVDLSNIFGVEKAPSFVNGILGSIAANEVTRE from the coding sequence ATGCACAAACGACGAAGAGCGCGGGAGATGTGTATGAAGATACTGTATGCATACAGATTTCAAAGTGACCAGGGAGATATTATTCAGTTTTTAAACAAATTTAAAGAGTTAAACCCGGATGAAAATTTCAAAGAGGTAGATGAGGAATATCTAAGAAGACTCTTGATAGGAGTTATTCAGAATCAGCCGTTAATAGACAGTCTTATTGAAAAGTATTCTAAGGATTGGCCTTTGAGCAGAATTCCAATGGTTGAGCTTGAGCTTATGCGAATTGCGATATATGAGCTTTTGTTTGAAAAAGAGATTCCAGTATCTGTTGCCATAGATGAAGCAGTAGATCTTTCGAATATTTTTGGTGTGGAAAAGGCACCAAGTTTTGTGAATGGTATTCTTGGCAGTATTGCCGCAAATGAGGTGACAAGAGAATAA
- a CDS encoding stage V sporulation T C-terminal domain-containing protein — MFVKSENDMSSIPIVEGDTTRYTAQIVSPILSEDTVIGSVIMCSTESNVKMGDSEYKLVQAATSFFGKQLEQ; from the coding sequence GTGTTTGTAAAGTCTGAAAATGACATGAGTAGTATCCCTATTGTTGAAGGAGATACCACCAGATATACCGCTCAAATCGTAAGTCCAATTTTGTCTGAAGACACTGTAATTGGAAGTGTTATAATGTGTTCAACTGAATCAAATGTCAAAATGGGAGATTCAGAATATAAGCTTGTTCAAGCTGCAACATCATTCTTTGGAAAACAACTTGAGCAATAG